Proteins found in one Acinetobacter sp. XH1741 genomic segment:
- the iscA gene encoding iron-sulfur cluster assembly protein IscA, with amino-acid sequence MIHLTENAATHISNYLKNRGKGEGIRVGVKTTGCSGLAYVLEFVDEIDEHDQTFEQFGVKVFVDPKSLVYLEGLEMDYVKNGLNEGFEFNNPNKKGECGCGESFTV; translated from the coding sequence ATGATTCATTTAACTGAAAATGCTGCGACTCATATTAGCAATTACCTTAAGAACCGAGGTAAGGGTGAAGGCATTCGCGTTGGTGTGAAAACTACTGGTTGTTCTGGGTTGGCTTATGTGCTCGAATTCGTAGATGAAATCGATGAACATGATCAAACTTTCGAACAGTTCGGCGTTAAGGTTTTTGTAGATCCGAAAAGCCTAGTTTATTTAGAAGGCTTAGAAATGGACTATGTTAAAAATGGCCTTAACGAAGGGTTCGAATTTAACAATCCTAATAAAAAGGGTGAATGTGGTTGTGGTGAGTCATTCACTGTTTAA
- the hscA gene encoding Fe-S protein assembly chaperone HscA: protein MALLQIAEPGQSSAPHQHRIAIGIDLGTTHSLVATVLSGKPKVLNDVQNRRLLPSIVHYGENTTHYGEEAKPFIIADPKNTIVSVKRFMGRSKADIKFQHPYELVGSENEMPAFETRAGRKTPVEISAEILKQLKDRAEDSLQNPVNGAVITVPAYFDEAQRQATRDAAQLAGLNVLRLLNEPTAAAVAYGLDQESNLATDRNYVIYDLGGGTFDVSILRFSQGVFEVLATGGHTALGGDDLDRLIVKWAKKQLNLDVLSNEDYAVFIVAARQAKEQLSTQDSVELKLLENVLTLDRPTFESIIQIALDKTISVCKRVLRDAKLELTDIQNVVLVGGSTRSYAVQKAVRDVFDQEPLCTINPDEVVAIGASITANQLIGNSQDGSLLLDVTPLSLGLETMGGLVERLISRNTAIPVARRQEFTTYQDGQTAMLIHVVQGERDLVEHCRSLGRFVLHGIPPMTAGQARIEVTFQVDADGLLTVSAREATSGVQAHIDIKPSYGLSEADTERLLIEGFQHAEEDKNLRHLKETKVEAERELEALEQALKVDADLLDEEQLEALNSAKESLKAQLEGSDIQAIEQAVQQLKVHSDAFAALRMNRHIDHALKGTKLDDWSKSN, encoded by the coding sequence ATGGCACTTTTGCAAATTGCTGAACCGGGTCAATCCAGTGCCCCACACCAACATCGCATTGCGATTGGTATTGACCTAGGAACAACACACTCTTTAGTTGCGACAGTGTTATCAGGCAAACCTAAAGTACTCAATGATGTTCAAAATAGAAGATTACTCCCTTCTATTGTTCATTATGGAGAAAATACGACTCATTATGGTGAAGAAGCAAAACCATTTATCATTGCAGATCCTAAAAATACAATTGTATCTGTTAAACGATTCATGGGACGTTCAAAAGCCGATATAAAGTTTCAGCACCCTTATGAATTAGTAGGCTCAGAAAATGAAATGCCTGCTTTTGAAACCCGTGCTGGACGCAAAACACCAGTAGAAATTTCAGCAGAAATTTTAAAACAATTAAAAGATCGTGCTGAAGACAGCTTACAAAATCCTGTTAATGGAGCTGTGATTACAGTCCCTGCCTATTTTGATGAAGCTCAGCGTCAAGCAACTCGTGATGCAGCTCAACTTGCTGGCTTAAACGTATTACGCTTATTAAATGAACCTACAGCCGCTGCGGTAGCTTATGGATTAGATCAAGAAAGTAATTTAGCAACCGATCGTAATTATGTAATTTATGATTTAGGCGGTGGTACTTTTGACGTATCAATCTTACGTTTTTCTCAAGGTGTATTTGAAGTTTTAGCAACCGGTGGCCATACGGCTTTAGGTGGTGATGATTTAGATCGTCTCATCGTAAAATGGGCAAAAAAACAACTTAATCTTGATGTATTAAGTAATGAAGATTATGCCGTATTTATTGTAGCTGCACGTCAAGCCAAAGAGCAATTATCAACTCAAGATTCAGTTGAATTAAAACTACTTGAAAATGTACTAACTCTTGATCGTCCAACTTTTGAAAGCATTATTCAAATTGCTTTAGATAAAACGATTAGTGTTTGCAAGCGTGTACTACGTGATGCAAAACTTGAGTTAACCGATATTCAAAATGTTGTTTTGGTTGGTGGTTCTACTCGTTCTTATGCAGTTCAAAAAGCAGTACGTGACGTTTTTGACCAAGAACCTCTTTGCACGATTAACCCTGATGAAGTTGTAGCAATTGGTGCTTCTATTACTGCTAACCAATTAATTGGTAATAGCCAAGATGGTTCGCTTCTTTTAGATGTAACCCCTCTTTCTCTTGGTTTAGAGACTATGGGAGGTTTAGTTGAGCGACTAATCTCTCGTAATACAGCTATTCCTGTTGCACGTCGTCAAGAGTTCACGACCTATCAAGATGGCCAAACCGCTATGTTAATTCACGTGGTGCAAGGCGAACGTGATTTAGTTGAACATTGCCGTTCATTAGGTAGATTTGTGCTTCATGGCATTCCTCCAATGACTGCTGGTCAAGCTCGTATTGAAGTCACCTTCCAAGTCGATGCAGATGGGTTACTCACTGTTTCTGCTCGTGAAGCTACTTCTGGTGTGCAAGCTCATATTGATATCAAACCGTCTTATGGTTTATCTGAAGCAGACACTGAACGCTTATTAATTGAAGGTTTCCAACATGCCGAAGAAGACAAAAATCTTCGTCATCTAAAGGAAACTAAAGTTGAAGCAGAACGTGAACTTGAAGCTTTAGAACAAGCTTTAAAGGTAGATGCAGATTTACTTGATGAAGAGCAGCTTGAAGCACTCAACTCTGCAAAAGAATCATTAAAAGCTCAACTTGAAGGCAGTGATATCCAAGCGATTGAGCAAGCAGTTCAACAGCTTAAAGTACACAGTGATGCTTTTGCAGCACTACGAATGAATCGTCATATTGACCATGCCTTAAAAGGCACGAAGCTCGATGATTGGTCAAAATCAAATTAA
- a CDS encoding Rrf2 family transcriptional regulator, protein MRLTTRGRYAVTALLDLALQPTEQTITLAEIAARQSISVAYLEQLFAKLKRHGLVSSVRGANGGYHLARNADEITVLEIIEAVNETVDATRCDHKGNCQNGAMCLTHDLWQELSHHIADYLAKITLADLISRDNVQTVALRQNVTGTDSALLSGTGI, encoded by the coding sequence ATGCGCCTTACAACTCGCGGTCGCTACGCAGTGACTGCTCTACTTGATTTAGCTTTGCAGCCAACTGAACAAACGATCACGCTCGCCGAAATTGCCGCACGCCAATCTATTTCAGTTGCTTATTTAGAGCAGTTGTTCGCTAAACTTAAGCGTCATGGGTTAGTTTCTAGTGTTCGTGGTGCAAATGGTGGTTACCATTTGGCTCGAAACGCTGATGAAATTACTGTGTTAGAAATCATTGAAGCCGTAAATGAAACTGTTGATGCAACACGTTGTGACCATAAAGGTAACTGCCAAAATGGAGCGATGTGTCTTACTCACGATTTATGGCAAGAACTCTCTCATCATATTGCCGACTATTTAGCTAAAATCACTCTTGCCGACCTCATTAGCCGAGACAACGTTCAAACTGTTGCATTACGCCAAAATGTGACTGGCACAGATTCAGCTCTTTTATCGGGTACAGGTATTTGA
- the hscB gene encoding Fe-S protein assembly co-chaperone HscB — MNHFELFNLPVALDIDLASLKSSFLSLQQQYHPDKASDKDQALIKSSEINQAFKTLSQVDSRAAYLLALKKQDHHLDQSISDFEFLQSALELREQLDEAASSEHLRTLRLEVQQWIDGLVREFKIDYSEEDWAEARDTVRKLRFFQRVLNDIDKAEDQLLDEEDSFDLDDDF; from the coding sequence ATGAATCATTTTGAGTTGTTCAATTTACCTGTGGCACTCGATATCGATTTGGCAAGCTTAAAATCAAGTTTCTTGAGTTTGCAGCAGCAATATCATCCAGACAAAGCCTCAGATAAAGATCAAGCATTGATCAAATCAAGTGAAATCAATCAAGCTTTTAAAACGCTTTCACAAGTTGATAGCCGTGCCGCTTACCTTTTAGCTCTTAAAAAGCAAGATCATCACCTTGATCAATCTATTAGTGATTTTGAATTTCTACAATCTGCTTTAGAACTTCGTGAACAACTTGATGAGGCTGCATCATCTGAACATTTACGTACTTTAAGGTTAGAAGTACAGCAATGGATTGATGGTTTGGTCCGTGAATTCAAAATCGATTACAGCGAAGAAGATTGGGCAGAAGCACGTGATACCGTACGTAAATTACGTTTCTTTCAACGTGTTTTAAACGATATTGATAAAGCAGAAGATCAACTGTTAGATGAAGAAGACAGCTTTGATTTAGATGATGATTTTTAA
- the fdx gene encoding ISC system 2Fe-2S type ferredoxin, with the protein MPRIKVLPHAQICPEGAEFEVEQNANLCQSLLSKGIKIEHACDMSCACTTCHVIVRKGFDSLEEMNDVEADLLDRAWGLEPDSRLSCQVKIVDEDLEIEIPKYTINHASENH; encoded by the coding sequence ATGCCACGTATTAAAGTACTTCCTCATGCTCAGATTTGTCCAGAAGGCGCTGAATTTGAGGTTGAACAAAATGCAAATCTTTGCCAAAGTTTGCTTAGCAAAGGAATCAAAATCGAACACGCTTGTGACATGTCTTGTGCATGTACAACCTGTCACGTAATTGTTCGCAAAGGTTTTGATAGTTTAGAAGAAATGAATGATGTTGAAGCCGATCTTTTAGATCGTGCTTGGGGACTAGAACCTGACTCTCGTCTTTCATGTCAGGTTAAAATTGTAGATGAAGATCTTGAAATTGAGATTCCGAAATACACTATTAACCATGCTTCAGAAAATCATTAA
- a CDS encoding adenylate/guanylate cyclase domain-containing protein — protein sequence MQLERFIDREPKQFAYFHRLMGYSILSLILVIYAFTSPNTNYQIYIPPFFLFLLFVSSKLEHWLQYQFDKKTQKSVFFAIDAIVVAVTLAGVHLNLVPTFIALFALFYSAINSRISFAVICLTSLLGAIIFYLSTFFLFGFHPYFEATSQELTVITLLGLVMFITIGNYYQHRWVKKISQQRQHYYDQMTRYIAFANQLSRYAPLQLWQSIMRGEAEAKIEYKRKKMTVFFSDIQGFTELSETLIPDDLAFLLNDYLSHMTEIAKQYEATVDKFMGDAILIFFGDPNSQGVEQDAKSCVEMAIAMRQQMKLLRERWKKMGYSALHIRMGISTGYCHVGNYGATHRMAYTIVGRDVNLAARLQYAAEIDEILISDDTYQLIKSDFLCAPKTPIYLKGIQGAVKTWQVMEKYTGNKSDHQQWFDYEYKGFHLVLNLEEVQNYEYPELVEVLEKMIQRIKVQQTLVNTHGVAQLRLEDEIKPINVDQEQD from the coding sequence GTGCAATTAGAGAGGTTTATAGATCGGGAACCTAAGCAGTTTGCATATTTTCATCGTTTGATGGGATATTCGATTCTGTCATTAATTTTAGTGATCTATGCCTTTACCTCACCTAATACTAATTATCAAATCTATATTCCACCTTTCTTCCTATTTTTACTTTTTGTTAGTTCTAAATTAGAACATTGGCTACAATATCAATTTGATAAGAAAACCCAAAAAAGTGTTTTTTTTGCTATAGATGCAATTGTGGTGGCGGTTACTCTGGCGGGAGTACACCTCAATCTTGTTCCCACATTTATTGCGCTTTTTGCTTTGTTTTACTCAGCAATTAATAGTCGTATTTCGTTTGCAGTAATTTGTTTAACAAGTCTGCTTGGTGCGATTATTTTCTATTTAAGCACTTTTTTCCTATTTGGTTTTCATCCATATTTTGAAGCCACAAGCCAAGAGTTAACGGTCATTACCTTACTTGGCTTGGTAATGTTTATCACCATTGGAAATTATTACCAACATCGTTGGGTTAAAAAGATTAGTCAGCAGCGTCAGCACTACTATGACCAAATGACGCGTTATATCGCTTTTGCTAATCAGTTAAGCCGTTATGCGCCATTACAATTATGGCAATCGATTATGCGTGGTGAGGCTGAGGCAAAAATTGAATATAAACGTAAAAAAATGACTGTGTTCTTTTCTGATATTCAGGGTTTTACTGAATTGTCGGAAACTTTAATCCCAGATGATTTAGCTTTCTTGCTTAATGACTATCTAAGTCATATGACTGAAATTGCGAAGCAATATGAGGCAACGGTCGATAAATTTATGGGAGATGCCATTCTCATATTTTTTGGAGATCCGAATTCGCAAGGGGTTGAACAAGATGCCAAATCTTGTGTAGAGATGGCAATTGCTATGCGTCAACAAATGAAATTGTTGCGTGAGCGCTGGAAAAAGATGGGATATTCAGCCTTACATATCCGTATGGGGATTAGTACAGGTTATTGCCACGTTGGGAACTATGGGGCAACACATCGTATGGCTTATACAATCGTAGGTCGTGATGTAAATTTAGCAGCACGTTTACAGTATGCTGCTGAAATCGATGAAATACTTATTTCGGATGATACTTATCAGCTCATTAAAAGTGATTTTCTATGTGCACCTAAAACACCAATCTATTTAAAGGGTATCCAAGGTGCAGTAAAAACATGGCAAGTCATGGAAAAATATACTGGCAACAAGTCAGATCATCAGCAATGGTTTGATTATGAATATAAAGGTTTCCATTTAGTATTGAACTTAGAAGAAGTACAGAACTACGAATATCCTGAATTAGTTGAAGTGCTTGAAAAAATGATTCAACGCATTAAAGTTCAACAAACCTTGGTGAATACTCATGGCGTTGCTCAGCTTAGACTCGAAGATGAGATTAAGCCAATAAATGTAGATCAAGAGCAAGATTAG
- the mfd gene encoding transcription-repair coupling factor codes for MFQQEISQLNLQQLKAGEKRWVGSLLGSSAALLFKEIVNQHSSLLVLVARNNQHVAQLESELEFYGIKPTIFPDWEILPYDRLSPHQDIVSERLAILSNMPQQGVLLISASTLAQRVAPYSWVLGEHFDIRVGQKFDLEQQKLRLVQAGYHLVDTVYDHGEFAVRGSIMDIFASGQEAPIRIDLFDDEIDSLKFFDPETQRTTTTLKSFTVLPAKEFPLKEARSVFRDRYSEFFPTANPKKNPIYQDVLDGIASPGIEFYLPLFFDKQLMQSQSIFTTYLPKNCIVITNNDIDADLTNFWKEVMRRYEDRRHNMDQPILPPEELFISPNHLLSALNQFPRMLVSAEVVEEKAGALNLKTEQPPKLPVDPKKEKPFTAVKKYIDDANHPVLLVAESAGRRESLKDALRSSLGEIPSVESFEQFKTSQFAIAITNAPLDRGLLITNQLTVISENQLYEHRVVQRRRKRQQEVSEEFLIRSLTELSIGAPVVHIDHGVGRYAGLITLAIEGQDYEFLQLDYAEEAKVYVPVTNLHLISRYSGGDPDLAPLHKIGTDAWNKAKRKALEQIHDVAAELLHIQARRQSKPGFPFELDQSLYMQFVSGFAYEETLDQANAIEVTLYDMQQAKPMDRLVCGDVGFGKTEVAMRAAFVAVQNGKQVAVLVPTTLLAQQHYESFKDRFADWPVRIEVLSRFGSNKTHVKNIEDLADGKVDIVVGTHKLLQENVQFKDLGLMVVDEEHRFGVRDKERIKALRADVDMLTLTATPIPRTLNMAFSGMRDLSIIATPPARRLAVKTFVQEHTDASIKEAILRELLRGGQVYFLHNEVDTIERAAENVRILVPEARVAVAHGQMRERELEQVMQQFYHKEYNVLVCSTIIETGIDVPNANTILIERADKLGLAQLHQLRGRVGRSHHQAYAYLLVPSIKHLKGDAEKRLDAIQRASTLGAGFMLATEDLEIRGAGELLGEQQSGSMQAIGYSLYMEMLEKATKAIQQGKTPNFDAPLSLTAEINLHIPALIPDDYLGDVHQRLLFYKRISNTDTQEKLDNIRMELIDRFGVPPQSVKHLFSVHQIRLKAEQLGITKVDINTQGGNIEFSPDTPVQAISIIQLMQKNPTYYRMEGGQRLKVMVQLEDYEKRIQFINDLLQKLMSELHA; via the coding sequence ATGTTTCAACAAGAAATCTCTCAATTGAATTTGCAACAGCTCAAGGCAGGTGAAAAGCGTTGGGTGGGGTCGTTATTAGGTTCATCCGCAGCCTTATTATTTAAAGAAATTGTTAACCAGCATTCTTCTTTATTGGTTTTAGTCGCTCGAAATAACCAGCATGTTGCTCAATTAGAAAGTGAACTTGAATTTTATGGAATAAAACCGACTATTTTTCCCGATTGGGAAATTTTACCTTATGACCGCTTATCTCCTCATCAAGATATTGTGTCGGAACGTCTTGCCATTTTATCTAATATGCCACAGCAAGGTGTGTTACTGATTTCAGCGAGTACTTTAGCTCAAAGGGTCGCACCTTATTCATGGGTTCTAGGTGAGCACTTTGATATACGAGTGGGACAAAAATTTGATCTGGAACAACAAAAATTAAGATTGGTTCAGGCGGGCTATCACTTAGTAGACACAGTTTATGACCATGGTGAGTTTGCTGTGCGCGGTAGTATTATGGATATTTTTGCATCTGGGCAAGAAGCACCTATCCGTATAGACCTATTTGATGATGAAATTGATTCTTTGAAATTCTTTGATCCTGAAACGCAAAGAACAACCACAACACTTAAAAGTTTTACAGTTTTACCCGCCAAAGAATTTCCATTAAAAGAAGCGCGTTCTGTTTTTAGAGACCGGTATTCAGAATTTTTTCCTACAGCGAACCCTAAGAAAAATCCGATTTACCAAGATGTTTTGGATGGGATAGCTTCGCCAGGAATAGAATTTTATTTACCATTATTTTTTGATAAACAGCTCATGCAATCTCAAAGTATATTTACAACATACTTACCAAAGAATTGCATTGTAATTACAAATAATGATATTGATGCTGATTTAACAAATTTCTGGAAAGAAGTTATGCGTCGTTATGAAGACCGACGACATAATATGGACCAGCCCATTCTTCCTCCAGAAGAGTTATTTATTTCTCCAAATCATTTGCTCAGTGCTTTAAATCAATTTCCGCGCATGCTGGTAAGTGCAGAGGTTGTTGAGGAAAAAGCTGGTGCGCTTAATCTTAAAACTGAACAGCCCCCTAAATTACCGGTCGATCCAAAAAAAGAAAAACCATTTACCGCTGTAAAAAAATATATTGATGATGCAAATCACCCCGTTCTATTGGTTGCGGAAAGTGCTGGTCGTCGTGAAAGCTTAAAAGACGCGTTGCGTTCGAGTTTAGGTGAAATTCCAAGCGTTGAGAGTTTTGAGCAATTCAAAACGAGTCAATTTGCAATTGCGATTACTAATGCACCGCTAGATCGGGGCTTGCTGATAACCAACCAGTTAACCGTTATTTCAGAAAACCAACTTTACGAGCATCGTGTTGTACAGCGTCGTCGGAAACGTCAGCAAGAAGTTTCTGAAGAGTTTCTTATTCGCAGTTTAACCGAGTTAAGCATTGGTGCTCCGGTTGTACATATTGATCATGGTGTAGGGCGTTATGCTGGCTTAATTACTTTAGCGATTGAGGGGCAAGATTATGAGTTCTTGCAATTAGACTATGCTGAAGAAGCAAAAGTTTATGTTCCTGTAACTAATTTACATCTCATTAGCCGTTACAGTGGCGGTGACCCAGATTTAGCACCATTACATAAAATTGGGACTGATGCATGGAATAAAGCTAAACGTAAAGCTTTGGAACAAATCCATGATGTAGCGGCTGAACTTTTACATATTCAGGCACGTCGACAATCTAAACCAGGATTCCCTTTTGAATTAGATCAGTCGCTCTATATGCAATTTGTGAGTGGCTTTGCTTATGAAGAAACACTTGATCAAGCCAATGCAATTGAGGTGACTCTTTATGATATGCAGCAAGCAAAACCAATGGACAGATTGGTTTGTGGCGATGTGGGTTTTGGTAAAACAGAAGTAGCCATGCGTGCAGCATTTGTCGCAGTGCAAAATGGCAAACAGGTTGCTGTTTTAGTTCCTACTACTTTGCTTGCTCAACAGCATTATGAGTCTTTTAAAGATCGTTTTGCTGATTGGCCTGTACGTATCGAAGTGTTATCACGTTTTGGTTCAAATAAAACGCATGTGAAAAACATTGAAGATTTGGCAGATGGTAAAGTCGATATTGTGGTGGGGACGCATAAACTCTTACAAGAAAATGTCCAGTTTAAAGATTTGGGCTTAATGGTCGTCGATGAAGAGCATCGCTTTGGTGTGCGTGACAAAGAAAGAATTAAAGCACTGCGTGCTGATGTTGATATGTTGACACTTACTGCAACACCAATTCCTCGTACGCTTAATATGGCTTTTTCGGGTATGCGTGATTTATCCATCATTGCTACTCCACCAGCACGTCGTTTAGCCGTAAAAACTTTTGTACAAGAACATACAGATGCTTCAATCAAAGAAGCGATTTTGCGTGAGTTATTGCGTGGTGGGCAAGTTTACTTCTTACACAATGAAGTCGATACCATTGAAAGAGCTGCCGAAAATGTTCGTATTCTTGTACCAGAAGCTCGTGTCGCTGTAGCACATGGACAAATGCGTGAACGTGAACTAGAGCAAGTTATGCAGCAGTTCTATCACAAAGAATACAATGTCTTGGTATGCTCGACTATTATTGAAACGGGTATTGATGTTCCAAATGCCAATACAATTTTAATTGAGCGTGCTGATAAACTGGGTCTAGCTCAGTTACACCAGTTGCGTGGACGTGTAGGGCGTTCACACCATCAAGCTTATGCTTACTTATTAGTCCCTTCAATAAAACACTTAAAAGGTGATGCTGAAAAACGTCTGGATGCTATTCAACGTGCTTCTACTTTAGGTGCGGGCTTTATGCTTGCCACGGAAGATTTAGAAATTCGTGGTGCAGGTGAGTTGTTGGGTGAACAACAAAGCGGTTCAATGCAGGCAATAGGCTATAGTTTGTATATGGAAATGCTTGAGAAAGCGACTAAGGCCATTCAACAAGGTAAAACACCGAATTTTGATGCACCGCTATCTTTAACTGCTGAAATCAATTTACACATACCAGCACTTATTCCAGATGATTATTTAGGCGATGTTCACCAACGTTTATTATTTTATAAACGCATTAGTAATACAGATACTCAAGAAAAACTCGATAATATTCGAATGGAACTTATTGACCGTTTTGGCGTGCCGCCACAATCGGTTAAACATTTGTTTAGTGTTCACCAGATCCGCTTAAAAGCAGAACAATTGGGTATTACAAAAGTTGATATCAATACTCAAGGTGGAAACATTGAATTTTCACCAGATACCCCAGTTCAGGCCATTAGTATTATTCAGTTAATGCAAAAGAATCCAACATATTATCGGATGGAAGGTGGCCAACGTTTGAAGGTTATGGTTCAGCTCGAAGACTATGAAAAACGGATTCAATTTATCAATGATTTATTACAGAAATTGATGAGTGAGTTACATGCTTAA
- a CDS encoding HIT domain-containing protein: MFSLHPQLAQDTFFVGDFPLSTCRLMNDMQFPWLILVPRVPGITELYELSQADQEQFLRESSWLSSQLSRVFRADKMNVAALGNMVPQLHFHHVVRYQNDVVWPKPVWGTPAVPYTSDVLAHMRQTLMLALRGQGDMPFDWRMD, from the coding sequence ATGTTTAGTTTGCATCCACAACTTGCTCAAGATACTTTTTTTGTAGGCGATTTTCCGCTTTCAACATGTCGTTTAATGAATGATATGCAATTTCCTTGGTTGATTTTAGTACCTCGTGTACCTGGAATCACGGAATTATATGAATTGAGTCAAGCTGACCAAGAACAATTTTTACGTGAATCAAGTTGGTTATCGAGCCAATTATCTCGCGTTTTTCGTGCTGACAAAATGAATGTGGCAGCTTTAGGTAATATGGTGCCTCAATTACATTTCCATCATGTTGTCCGCTATCAAAATGACGTAGTTTGGCCTAAACCAGTGTGGGGAACACCGGCTGTGCCATACACAAGTGATGTTTTGGCTCACATGCGTCAGACCCTTATGCTAGCTTTACGTGGTCAAGGTGATATGCCTTTTGATTGGCGCATGGACTAA
- a CDS encoding IscS subfamily cysteine desulfurase — protein sequence MKRPIYLDYAATTPVDPQVAERMMECLTFDGTFGNAASRSHAYGWQAEEKVEYAREQVANLIKADPREIVWTSGATESDNLALKGVAQFYASKGKHIITSKIEHKAVLDPCRELEEQGFEITYLEPQPQTGLITPEMVKAALRPDTILVSLMMVNNEIGTVTDVAAIGELTRANKTFFHVDAAQAAGKVDIDLSTMKIDLMSFSAHKIYGPKGIGALYVRRSPRVRLKAQIHGGGHERGMRSGTLATHQIVGMGEAFEIAGKTMHAEQERLRKLRDKLWNGLQDLEQVFLNGHPTQNVANYLNVSFNFVEGESLMMSLKDAAVSSGSACTSATLEPSYVLRALGLSDELAHSSIRFSFGKYTTEEDIDHVLTITKAAVEKLRELSPLWDMYKEGIDLSTVEWAEH from the coding sequence ATGAAACGTCCAATTTATCTTGATTACGCAGCAACCACTCCAGTAGATCCGCAAGTTGCAGAACGTATGATGGAGTGTTTAACTTTCGACGGTACCTTTGGTAATGCTGCATCTCGTTCCCACGCTTATGGCTGGCAGGCAGAAGAAAAAGTTGAATATGCACGTGAACAAGTCGCAAATTTAATTAAAGCTGATCCACGTGAAATCGTTTGGACTTCTGGTGCAACTGAGTCTGACAACCTTGCTCTTAAAGGTGTAGCTCAATTCTATGCATCTAAAGGCAAACATATCATTACAAGTAAAATTGAACATAAAGCTGTTCTAGACCCTTGTCGTGAATTAGAAGAACAAGGTTTTGAAATTACCTATTTAGAGCCACAACCACAAACAGGTTTGATTACTCCTGAGATGGTTAAGGCTGCCCTTCGCCCAGATACTATTCTTGTTTCTCTTATGATGGTAAACAATGAAATTGGTACAGTTACAGATGTAGCGGCGATTGGTGAATTAACACGTGCCAACAAAACATTTTTCCATGTAGATGCAGCTCAAGCTGCTGGTAAAGTTGATATCGACTTATCTACTATGAAAATTGACCTAATGAGTTTCTCAGCTCATAAAATTTATGGACCAAAAGGCATCGGTGCATTATATGTTCGTCGTAGCCCGCGTGTTCGTTTAAAAGCACAAATTCATGGTGGTGGTCATGAGCGTGGTATGCGTTCTGGTACTTTAGCGACTCACCAAATCGTTGGTATGGGTGAAGCTTTTGAAATTGCAGGCAAAACAATGCATGCAGAACAAGAACGTCTTCGTAAACTCCGCGACAAACTTTGGAATGGCTTACAAGATCTTGAACAAGTTTTCTTAAATGGTCACCCAACTCAAAACGTTGCTAACTATTTAAATGTCAGCTTTAACTTTGTTGAAGGTGAATCTTTAATGATGTCTCTTAAAGATGCTGCTGTATCAAGTGGTTCTGCTTGTACTTCTGCAACTTTAGAACCTTCATATGTTCTTCGCGCATTAGGTTTATCTGATGAGCTAGCACACAGCTCAATTCGCTTTAGTTTTGGTAAATACACAACTGAAGAAGACATTGACCACGTGCTTACAATTACCAAAGCCGCTGTTGAGAAATTACGTGAACTTTCTCCGCTTTGGGACATGTACAAAGAAGGCATCGACCTTTCTACAGTTGAATGGGCAGAACACTAA
- the iscU gene encoding Fe-S cluster assembly scaffold IscU: MAYSEKVIDHYENPRNVGVLDKNSENVGTGMVGAPACGDVMRLQIQVNDNGVIEEARFKTYGCGSAIASSSLVTEWLKGKTLDEAQAIKNIDIATELALPPVKVHCSVLAEDAIKAAIEDYRSKKSKV, from the coding sequence ATGGCTTATAGCGAAAAGGTAATTGATCATTACGAAAATCCACGTAATGTTGGCGTTTTAGACAAAAACTCTGAAAATGTTGGTACAGGCATGGTGGGTGCACCTGCATGTGGCGACGTGATGCGTTTACAGATTCAAGTAAATGACAACGGTGTAATCGAAGAAGCTCGTTTTAAAACTTATGGTTGTGGTTCTGCAATCGCATCAAGTTCTCTTGTAACTGAATGGTTAAAAGGTAAAACGCTTGATGAAGCTCAGGCAATCAAAAACATTGATATTGCAACTGAGTTAGCTCTTCCACCAGTAAAAGTCCACTGCTCTGTACTGGCTGAAGATGCGATTAAAGCTGCGATTGAAGATTATCGTAGTAAAAAATCAAAAGTTTAA